From Bacteroidota bacterium, the proteins below share one genomic window:
- a CDS encoding T9SS type A sorting domain-containing protein: TGCVNTQTLLVTVNPLPQLTTTSSVPAICIGDQVTLNATGASTYVWNPGNQSGASVIVSPTSTTTYTVTGTNALTGCVNTATLSVTVNPLPQLTLTSSVQAICIGDQVTLNASGASTYVWNPGALSGAVVNVSPAATTTYTVIGTNSLTGCIGTRTITVTVNSVPVVALGVDTTVCGGPYVLDAQNSGSAYLWSNNTTAQTLSVTTTGVYGVIVTDANGCSSEDSVSITINALPVVSLGADTSVCGPLVLNAGNVGSTYLWSSGDTSQTIAGSASGTYAVLVTNSLGCSSVDSVALTINPLPVVSLGNDISSCAVGPVTLDAGNVGMQYLWSSGNTSQTILVGIAGSYAVTVSDSLGCSATDSVNVSFTQLPTVTLGNDTSLCGGSLILDAGNTGSTYAWSNGDTTQTIVVIATALYGVTVTDSLGCSSTDSILVRVNTAPVIVFPLTQDTLCTLDTLFALTVSPAGGTFSGSFVTGSNFDPVASGVGTYTVYYTFTDTTTGCTSTDSATLVVDACTGIADNVFSETLFTVYPNPNNGFFNLALTNTSNREIRIQVYTVFGQVVYSDIASGLNGNLMRQIDLTNLANGAYYIRVTVGTTSQTMKVIKQD; this comes from the coding sequence AACCGGTTGCGTAAACACGCAGACACTACTTGTAACTGTTAACCCACTTCCTCAGCTAACAACTACGAGTTCAGTTCCAGCGATCTGCATCGGCGATCAGGTTACACTTAATGCAACTGGTGCCAGCACGTATGTTTGGAATCCGGGCAACCAGAGTGGAGCATCAGTTATTGTATCACCTACATCTACAACTACGTATACCGTAACTGGTACGAATGCCTTAACAGGTTGCGTAAATACGGCCACTTTATCAGTAACTGTTAATCCACTTCCACAGCTTACGCTTACAAGTTCAGTTCAAGCTATCTGTATTGGCGATCAGGTTACTCTTAATGCATCTGGTGCCAGCACGTATGTTTGGAACCCGGGAGCACTCAGCGGTGCTGTTGTAAACGTATCTCCTGCAGCAACTACAACCTACACTGTGATAGGAACCAACTCTCTAACTGGTTGTATCGGCACACGAACCATTACTGTTACTGTAAACAGTGTGCCGGTTGTTGCACTTGGAGTTGATACAACAGTATGCGGCGGTCCCTATGTACTTGATGCACAAAATTCTGGTTCAGCTTATCTCTGGAGTAATAACACCACTGCACAAACACTTAGTGTAACCACTACAGGTGTTTATGGAGTAATCGTTACAGATGCAAATGGCTGTTCTTCGGAAGATTCAGTTTCGATAACCATCAATGCACTGCCAGTTGTGAGCCTCGGTGCTGATACCAGTGTTTGCGGACCACTTGTTCTTAATGCAGGAAACGTAGGAAGCACCTACCTCTGGAGCTCTGGCGATACTTCGCAAACAATAGCAGGATCAGCAAGCGGAACTTATGCCGTTTTAGTTACTAATTCGCTGGGGTGTTCTTCTGTAGATTCAGTTGCGCTCACTATCAATCCACTTCCCGTGGTAAGTCTCGGTAACGATATAAGCAGTTGTGCCGTTGGTCCCGTAACGCTTGATGCAGGTAATGTCGGCATGCAATATCTCTGGAGTTCCGGTAATACTTCACAAACCATTTTGGTGGGTATAGCCGGAAGCTACGCGGTAACAGTATCTGATTCACTTGGCTGCTCGGCTACCGATTCAGTGAACGTAAGCTTCACACAGCTGCCGACCGTAACGCTTGGCAACGACACCTCACTTTGTGGCGGTTCGCTTATACTTGATGCAGGCAACACCGGAAGTACCTACGCATGGAGCAACGGTGATACTACACAAACTATTGTAGTAATCGCTACCGCTCTATACGGTGTAACTGTTACCGATTCGCTTGGCTGTTCATCAACAGACTCTATATTGGTTAGGGTGAACACTGCGCCTGTAATCGTATTCCCACTTACACAAGATACCTTGTGTACGCTTGATACATTGTTTGCACTCACTGTTTCACCCGCAGGCGGTACATTCAGCGGTTCGTTCGTAACCGGTTCAAATTTTGATCCGGTTGCTTCTGGTGTGGGTACTTACACGGTTTACTACACCTTCACCGACACCACAACCGGATGTACCTCTACCGACTCAGCAACACTTGTTGTTGATGCGTGTACCGGTATTGCCGACAATGTGTTCAGCGAAACACTCTTCACCGTATATCCAAACCCGAACAACGGATTTTTTAATCTGGCGTTGACCAATACCAGTAATAGAGAAATCAGAATTCAGGTATACACTGTTTTCGGTCAAGTCGTGTATAGCGATATAGCTTCGGGTTTGAACGGCAATCTAATGCGCCAGATTGATCTTACTAACCTTGCAAACGGCGCTTATTATATAAGAGTAACTGTTGGAACAACTTCACAAACCATGAAGGTGATAAAGCAGGACTAA
- a CDS encoding transposase, which produces MKKSKFTESQIVAILEEHKKGVKVVDLCRQHGISQPTFYQWQRKYSGLSVNELKRIKELEAELAQYKRIVAEQTLHITVLKDVIEKKL; this is translated from the coding sequence ATGAAAAAATCAAAATTCACCGAGAGCCAGATCGTAGCGATACTGGAAGAGCACAAAAAAGGAGTAAAGGTTGTTGATTTGTGCCGTCAGCACGGCATCAGCCAGCCTACATTTTATCAGTGGCAGCGTAAGTATTCCGGACTGAGTGTGAACGAACTCAAACGGATCAAAGAACTTGAAGCCGAACTGGCACAGTATAAGCGCATCGTTGCCGAACAAACATTACACATTACCGTGCTGAAAGATGTAATCGAAAAAAAGTTATAG
- the hemH gene encoding ferrochelatase has protein sequence MKTGILLVNLGTPDSPRTPDVRRYLRQFLSDRRVLDINPIGRWALVNLIIAPFRGPKSAKLYSHIWTGEGSPLLIHGLALTRKLQAALGDDYVVAFGMRYQNPPLETALDVLRKALVDRIVVVPLYPQYSSAANGSTIEAVMKVIGKWEITPDVKIISRFHDHPAYLKALTATAAPYNHHDYDHVMFSFHGIPERQITKGDANYGSGECKFGACCETLHSGNRYCYRANCVQTARTLAKNLGISEDRYTISFQSRLGSTPWVKPYSDKVIEELGKKGVKKILAFSPAFVADCLETIHEIGTEYDELLQEHGGEKVQLVPSLNSNDEWVDALKEIVKG, from the coding sequence ATGAAAACCGGCATCCTCCTAGTCAATCTCGGCACGCCCGACAGTCCCCGCACTCCCGATGTACGCCGCTACCTGCGCCAATTCCTCAGCGACCGCCGCGTATTAGACATCAACCCGATAGGCCGCTGGGCGCTGGTCAATCTTATCATCGCACCATTTCGCGGGCCCAAATCGGCAAAGCTGTACAGCCATATCTGGACAGGCGAAGGCTCGCCGCTGCTCATACACGGGCTTGCGCTCACGCGAAAACTTCAGGCGGCATTGGGCGATGATTACGTGGTGGCCTTTGGTATGCGCTATCAGAATCCGCCACTCGAAACGGCGCTCGATGTGCTGCGCAAAGCCTTAGTTGACCGCATTGTGGTGGTGCCGCTTTATCCGCAGTATTCGTCGGCCGCAAACGGTTCTACCATTGAAGCGGTGATGAAAGTAATTGGCAAATGGGAAATTACACCCGATGTAAAAATCATCAGCCGCTTTCACGATCATCCGGCCTACCTCAAAGCCCTTACCGCCACCGCCGCGCCGTACAACCACCACGATTACGACCACGTAATGTTTAGTTTCCACGGCATTCCCGAGCGGCAAATTACCAAGGGCGATGCCAATTACGGCAGCGGCGAATGCAAATTTGGCGCCTGCTGCGAAACACTGCACAGCGGCAACCGCTACTGCTACCGCGCCAACTGCGTACAAACCGCACGCACACTCGCAAAAAATCTCGGCATCAGCGAAGACCGCTACACGATCAGCTTTCAATCGCGCTTAGGCAGTACGCCCTGGGTAAAGCCGTATTCCGACAAGGTAATTGAAGAACTTGGTAAAAAGGGCGTGAAGAAAATTCTCGCCTTCTCGCCTGCTTTCGTGGCCGATTGTCTGGAAACCATTCACGAAATAGGCACGGAATACGATGAGCTGCTGCAAGAACATGGCGGCGAAAAAGTGCAGCTTGTGCCCAGCCTCAACAGCAACGATGAATGGGTGGACGCGTTGAAAGAAATTGTGAAGGGGTAA
- the lpdA gene encoding dihydrolipoyl dehydrogenase: MEQFDVVVIGSGPGGYIAAIRCAQLGMKTAIIERYATLGGTCLNVGCIPSKALLDSSEHFHNAAHTFAEHGIEIPAPKVNMAQMIKRKSDVVKQTTAGVAFLMKKNKITTYTGHGSFVNSTTVKITADDGNVTEIGAKNTIIATGSKPSTLPGITIDKKRIITSTEALELQEVPKHLVIIGGGVIGLELGSVYARLGAKVSVVEFTNSIIGTMDSTMGVELQKVLKKLGMAFYLGHKVTGVSSKGKTVTVTAEDLKKNEILTLEGDYCLVSVGRRPYTDNLGLENAGVKVDERGRVAVDDHLRTNVPNIYAIGDVVRGAMLAHKAEEEGVYVAEQLAGQKPHVNYLLIPGVVYTWPEVAGVGYTEEQLKESKREYKTGSFPFKASGRARASMDTDGLVKVLADKQTDEILGVHIIGPRAADMIGEAVVAMEFRASAEDVGRMSHAHPTFSEALKEACLDASAKRPLNI, encoded by the coding sequence ATGGAACAATTTGATGTTGTTGTAATTGGCTCCGGCCCCGGTGGTTACATTGCCGCCATCCGCTGCGCCCAGCTGGGCATGAAAACTGCCATTATTGAACGCTATGCCACTTTGGGCGGCACCTGCCTCAATGTAGGCTGCATTCCCTCCAAGGCACTGCTCGACTCGTCGGAGCATTTTCACAACGCGGCGCACACTTTTGCCGAGCACGGTATTGAAATTCCTGCGCCCAAAGTAAACATGGCGCAAATGATTAAACGCAAATCGGATGTGGTGAAACAAACCACAGCCGGTGTGGCGTTTCTGATGAAGAAAAACAAAATCACCACATACACCGGTCACGGTTCGTTTGTAAACAGCACCACCGTAAAAATTACGGCCGACGATGGCAATGTCACCGAAATCGGTGCCAAAAACACCATCATTGCCACCGGCTCAAAGCCCTCCACCCTGCCCGGCATTACCATCGATAAAAAACGCATCATCACTTCCACCGAAGCACTCGAACTTCAGGAAGTGCCCAAACACCTCGTAATTATTGGCGGCGGCGTAATCGGCCTTGAACTTGGTTCGGTGTATGCACGCCTTGGCGCGAAAGTAAGTGTAGTGGAATTTACCAACTCCATCATTGGCACCATGGACAGCACAATGGGTGTGGAATTGCAGAAAGTGCTCAAGAAATTGGGCATGGCATTTTACCTCGGCCATAAAGTAACCGGTGTAAGCAGCAAAGGCAAAACTGTAACTGTTACGGCCGAAGACCTCAAGAAAAACGAAATCCTCACCCTCGAAGGCGATTACTGCCTTGTATCGGTTGGCCGCCGTCCTTATACCGATAACCTCGGACTCGAAAACGCCGGTGTAAAAGTTGATGAGCGCGGCCGCGTGGCGGTTGACGATCATCTGCGCACCAACGTGCCGAACATTTACGCCATTGGCGATGTGGTACGCGGCGCCATGCTGGCCCACAAAGCCGAAGAAGAAGGCGTGTATGTGGCCGAACAGCTTGCCGGACAAAAGCCGCACGTAAACTACCTGCTCATTCCCGGCGTGGTTTATACATGGCCCGAAGTGGCAGGCGTAGGCTACACCGAAGAGCAGCTCAAGGAAAGCAAACGCGAATACAAAACGGGCAGCTTCCCCTTCAAAGCCAGCGGACGTGCCCGCGCCAGCATGGACACCGACGGCCTCGTAAAAGTGCTTGCCGACAAGCAAACCGACGAAATCCTCGGCGTGCACATCATCGGCCCCCGCGCCGCCGACATGATTGGCGAAGCGGTGGTGGCCATGGAATTCCGCGCCAGCGCCGAAGACGTGGGCCGAATGAGCCACGCCCATCCCACATTCAGCGAAGCGTTGAAGGAAGCCTGCCTGGATGCAAGTGCAAAACGTCCGCTGAATATTTAA
- the lnt gene encoding apolipoprotein N-acyltransferase, whose product MRLKLLLLSIASALLLSAAWPPWGFSPLVFIAFLPLLLVQHIVSGDNRLRAKHLFVYAYITFLIWNVAATWWVWNSSAGGALLAFLANSLLMALVFMVFHKVKRNLPERLGNFVFIPVWISFEYLHLDWDLSWPWLTLGNVFAGDFKWIQWYEYTGVFGGSLWVLLVNVLLFELYVHRNTLLRPVKKKIIHATAVTLLIVVPIVVSYLLFNVSSITMQPKGIDVVVVQPNVDPYKKFNGNYQEDLNNMLALAASKADTNTRFIVFPETAIAENLWENEIDNTWSVNRVREFAKAYPRTTIVFGASTSYLFGPDEKPSVVAKKFKHDNIWYEDYNTALQFVNGQALTKYHKSKLVPGVEQMPYPAVFGILGELAINMGGTTGTLAKQKQRTVFESANGKVAPVICYESIYGNYVAEYVRNGAEYIFIITNDGWWGNTPGYKQHLLYGRLRAIETRKAIARSANTGISCFIDPYGNIEQPQPWWTARAIKQRIASQPGQTFYVRFGDYIAVLLLFVAAIATGWAAVRWYLRRKRRNIAVQ is encoded by the coding sequence ATGCGCCTTAAACTCCTGTTGCTTTCTATTGCCAGTGCCCTGCTGCTGAGTGCGGCCTGGCCGCCGTGGGGTTTTTCGCCCCTTGTGTTTATTGCTTTTCTGCCACTGCTGCTTGTACAGCATATTGTAAGCGGCGATAACCGGCTGCGCGCCAAGCACCTTTTTGTATATGCCTACATTACATTCCTGATCTGGAATGTGGCTGCCACATGGTGGGTGTGGAACTCGTCGGCGGGTGGCGCTTTGCTGGCTTTTCTGGCTAACTCACTGTTGATGGCACTGGTTTTTATGGTGTTTCATAAAGTGAAACGCAACCTGCCTGAGCGTCTTGGAAATTTCGTGTTTATTCCGGTGTGGATTTCGTTTGAATACCTGCATCTCGACTGGGATTTAAGCTGGCCGTGGCTTACACTGGGCAATGTGTTTGCCGGAGATTTTAAATGGATACAATGGTATGAATATACCGGTGTATTTGGCGGAAGTTTGTGGGTGCTGCTGGTAAATGTACTGTTGTTTGAGTTGTATGTACATCGTAACACACTGCTGCGTCCGGTGAAGAAAAAAATCATTCACGCCACTGCAGTTACTTTACTCATTGTAGTGCCGATTGTGGTTTCGTATCTGCTTTTTAATGTGAGCAGCATAACCATGCAGCCCAAAGGCATTGATGTGGTGGTGGTACAGCCCAATGTGGATCCGTACAAAAAATTCAACGGCAACTACCAGGAGGATTTGAACAACATGCTGGCGCTGGCTGCTTCAAAAGCGGATACGAATACGCGATTCATTGTTTTTCCGGAAACGGCTATTGCCGAAAATTTATGGGAGAATGAAATAGACAATACGTGGAGTGTAAACCGCGTGCGTGAATTTGCCAAAGCCTATCCGCGTACTACAATTGTGTTTGGCGCGTCAACCTCGTATTTGTTCGGGCCTGATGAAAAACCTTCTGTGGTGGCCAAGAAGTTTAAGCACGATAATATCTGGTATGAAGATTACAACACCGCCCTGCAATTTGTAAACGGGCAGGCACTTACGAAATACCACAAATCGAAATTAGTGCCGGGCGTGGAGCAAATGCCTTATCCTGCGGTGTTTGGCATTCTGGGCGAACTGGCCATCAACATGGGCGGTACTACAGGCACGCTGGCTAAACAGAAGCAGCGCACCGTGTTTGAATCGGCCAACGGAAAAGTGGCGCCGGTAATTTGCTATGAATCTATTTACGGAAACTACGTGGCCGAATATGTGCGCAACGGTGCCGAATACATTTTCATTATTACCAACGACGGCTGGTGGGGCAACACGCCCGGCTACAAACAGCATTTGCTCTATGGCCGCCTGCGCGCCATTGAAACACGCAAAGCCATTGCCCGCTCAGCCAATACAGGCATTTCGTGCTTCATTGATCCGTATGGTAATATTGAACAGCCGCAGCCCTGGTGGACTGCCCGTGCCATTAAACAACGCATTGCCTCGCAACCCGGCCAGACATTCTATGTGCGTTTCGGCGATTACATTGCCGTGCTGCTGCTTTTTGTAGCGGCAATTGCCACCGGCTGGGCGGCTGTGAGGTGGTATTTGAGAAGGAAGCGGCGAAATATTGCTGTTCAGTAA
- a CDS encoding ATP-dependent Clp protease proteolytic subunit, which produces MNGFAHEFRRYALHNHGIGTLHTDGYFKRMMPQAITPYIIEERPLHMTQMDVFSRLMMDRIIFVGEEVHEQMANIIQAQLLFLQSIDSKRPIHLYINSPGGSVYAGLGIYDTMQYVSPEVITTCTGVALSFGAVLLCAGAAGKRSALTHSRIMLHQPSAGTQGKVSDMEIAVREFLKIKQELNEIIALHTGQTKEKVNEVSDRDYWMKAEEARQFGIIDEVYSAHTRSGT; this is translated from the coding sequence ATGAACGGATTCGCTCACGAGTTCCGCCGCTATGCCCTGCACAATCACGGCATCGGCACACTGCACACCGATGGCTATTTCAAACGCATGATGCCGCAAGCCATTACGCCTTACATTATTGAAGAACGTCCGCTGCACATGACGCAAATGGATGTGTTTTCGCGGCTCATGATGGACCGCATCATTTTTGTAGGCGAAGAAGTGCATGAGCAGATGGCCAATATTATTCAGGCACAATTGCTCTTCCTCCAATCAATCGACTCAAAGCGGCCGATTCATTTGTACATCAATTCGCCGGGCGGCTCGGTGTATGCGGGGCTGGGCATTTACGATACCATGCAGTATGTAAGCCCCGAGGTAATTACCACCTGCACCGGTGTGGCGCTTTCATTTGGTGCGGTGCTGCTGTGCGCGGGTGCGGCGGGCAAACGCAGCGCCCTCACCCACTCGCGCATTATGCTGCATCAGCCCTCGGCAGGCACACAGGGCAAGGTTTCGGACATGGAAATTGCCGTGCGCGAATTCCTGAAAATCAAGCAGGAACTGAACGAAATTATTGCCCTGCACACTGGTCAGACAAAAGAAAAAGTAAACGAGGTATCAGACCGCGACTACTGGATGAAGGCCGAAGAAGCCAGGCAGTTTGGCATAATTGACGAGGTTTACAGCGCACATACACGCAGCGGGACATAA
- a CDS encoding sigma-70 family RNA polymerase sigma factor, whose translation MNDTLTPTAALVRRELFTRLYQEAFPDVANYIKRRGGSYEDAAELFQQAVVAFYERKLLQADVAEGKEAAYLYGIVRHLWLKQQQQKQHRQPGHELLHEAETPAETLSAGRIEKLLAAVGQRCMQLLRAFYFEQQKPAEIAAGFGFSGARSATVQKYKCLEKVREVVNEKQLTYAHFTE comes from the coding sequence ATGAACGATACACTCACCCCCACGGCAGCATTGGTGCGGCGCGAATTGTTTACGCGGCTGTATCAGGAAGCATTTCCGGATGTGGCAAACTACATTAAGCGGCGCGGCGGCAGCTATGAGGATGCAGCCGAGTTGTTTCAGCAGGCGGTGGTGGCGTTTTACGAACGCAAACTGCTTCAGGCTGATGTGGCCGAAGGGAAAGAAGCAGCCTACCTCTACGGCATTGTGCGCCACCTCTGGCTGAAGCAACAGCAGCAGAAACAACACCGGCAGCCCGGCCACGAACTGCTGCATGAAGCAGAAACACCGGCCGAAACACTATCAGCCGGCCGCATTGAAAAACTACTGGCTGCCGTAGGACAACGCTGCATGCAACTGCTGCGCGCCTTTTACTTCGAGCAGCAGAAGCCTGCCGAAATTGCCGCCGGATTCGGCTTTTCGGGCGCGCGCTCGGCCACGGTGCAGAAATACAAATGCCTCGAAAAAGTGCGCGAAGTAGTAAACGAAAAACAACTTACCTATGCGCACTTCACCGAATAA